The window TGGAATCGACGGTAATTCCTGCGAAACCGAAGATACCACGCCAGCGTGAGAATGAACGCCACCTTGAAGAGTTCCGACGGCTGAAGCTGGTACCCCGGCAGATGAATCCAGCGATAGGCACCGTTGCGCGGCGCGGTCAGCCCGCCGAAGCTCGCATGAAGGAACTTCGCCGCGGCCAGCGGTAGCAGCGCCGCCACCGTAATGCCGAAAATCAGCCACGCGTGCGACGCAATTCGCTGATACCCCACCCGCAGCACCACACCCGCCGCAATCAACCCGGCCAGCACGTACAGAACCTGCCGCGCGGCATTACGCGGGCCGTCGTTCGCCGCGATGTAATGCGTGTCGGTAACATAAATGCTGGCCAGCCCGATGAGCACCAGCACCCCCACGGCCCCCGCCATCGCCCATCCCGGCGGTGTCAGATCGGTGGCACGACTGCTCACCGCGAACCCCTTTCCACGGCAACGCCGCCGGCGCGAAGATCCCGACCGAGCACATCGAGCAACGTGCTCGAAACCTCCATGGCCAGGGGCCCCGTCGTGCGCCCCCCGCTGCCGCCGAACTCCACCAGCAGCGCAAACGCCACCCGCGGCGTCTGCGAAAAGTCCGCCCCCCCTGTCACCGACTTCCGCTGCAGATACCCCCCGAACCACGCGTGCGAATGTCGCTCGCTGTCCGGCGGCGGCTCTTCCGGCCAGCGCGAGGCAATCTCGATCTCGTCCTCAATAGGCGTCGCCCCGGGATAGTCGAACTTGAATCGTTCGATTGCGTAGTCACGCGCCCCCGCCGGCACGATCGCCTCCCCCGGCATCCCGTCCGCATCAACGTACGGCACGCGATACGCCGTCGGCCAGGGATACGCCGTGGCGCTTCCTGTTTTGCCGCACAGCACGTAGTCAGGATCCAGGAAGTGTGCGTAGCGATACGCTGTGCCGGCCGGCTCGTTGACCACGCCGTAGATACCCTTGCGCACCGCCAGCCATTGCTCGCTGCTTACCGGCAGGCGCCAGCGCGGCTTCGCCTCGCCGCCGCGCAAGATGGTCACCGGTTGATAGTATCCGTCGGCGTACGTAGCCATCAGATTCGCCACCTGCACCGGCGTCAGCGCCAGCTCGCCCTGCCCGATGGCGAAGTTGCGGGCGTGCCCGGCGGTCACCGGCGTACCCTTCTCGTTGACCAGCCAACTCGGCCAGGGATTGATTCCCTCGTTGTCCTCTCCAAGCTCGATTCCACTGTGTCTGCCGATTCCCACCATGTCGTACACGCCGGTCAGATACTGCACCCCCAACTCCCCGCCCACCGTGTACATGAAGATGTTGCAACTGCCCATCAGCGCCTCGGTGACATTGACCGGACCATGGGCCATGCGCACGCCCTCGCCGTGAATCTCCCAGCAGCGCCAGCGATCGCGGTGCTCGGGAAACAGATACCCGCGGCAGTCGACCCGCGTCTCCGTGGTAATCTTCCCGCTCATCAGCCCCGCGAGGCACGTAAGCGGCTTGATCGTCGAACCCGGCGGATAGCGACTGGCGATCGCCCGGAACCACAACGGCAAATGCACCGTATCGTCGCGCAGTTGTGAGTAATCCTCGTTGAAGTGCGCGGGATCATACGACGGATACGAAACCAGCGCCAGCACCTCCCGCGAGGCCACGTCCAGCACCACGATCGCCCCCCCGGCCGAGTATGGCTCACCCTCCACCGTCTCGCCCAGCAGGTCGTACAGGCGATGTTGAAGCTCCGCGTTGATGGTGATCGTGACGTTCCCGCCGTGCTGCGCCTCGATGATGTCCTCCACGAGGTTGCCCGACCGATCCCGCGCCTCGCGCCCCCGCCGCCCGCGAAGCTGCGACTCCGCCGCGGCTTCCACGCCGGTGATGCCGATGTCCTCGTCCGCCAGATAACGGACAAAGGGGTCGTCGGGATTCGGATCGTGAGCCACCGCCTCTGCATCCACCCGACCGGTGCGACCCAACACGTGGGCCATGGCCGCCGCGTACGGGTGATACGCCCGCCGCGATGCGGGCTCGATGTGCAGCCAGGGATATTCGGACAAGCGCTCGCGGGCGACGATCTGCCCGGACCCGTCCAGCGCGGGAATGATCGCGTGCGGCTGGCGCTCCTCGGCCACGGGACTGTCAAAGCCTCGCCGCTCCGCCACCGCCTCCCGGATGCGCTGGATGCGCTCGTGAATCTCCCGGGCATGATCGCGGAGCTGCTCCGGCGTGAGCGGCGCCTTCTCCGTGGAAAACGTCCCCGCCAGCTCGACCCACATCGTCGCCAGGGCGTCATGCATCGCCGTGCGAAACGACTCGGGATCGGCCGCCTCAGGGAAATGAGACTTCCATCGGCGGCGGAGGCGGTTCAATGATTCCGAATCATCGTCGGCGTCGAACGCGATTGCGTCGTAGTCGAGGCACAGGTCCCAACACGGCTCGTCGCTGACCAGCACCAGCCCCGTGCGATCCAGAATCGATCCGCGAACAAATGGTAACGCATGCGGTTTGAGCAGCAGGCTCCTCTCGGCGCGCTCGCGATAGTACGACCCCTGCACCACCTGAAGCTGAACCAGCCGCGTGAGAATGGCCGCCATCGCCAGCCCGAACATCACGAGGATAGCCCGCAGTCGGCGATCAAACATCGGCGGACTCCAGCTTCTCCAGCCCCGCCCACGTGTAACGCCGCCTCGCGACGCCGAACACGTCACGCATCCGCCAGAGCACGGCCAGCATGGGGATCGACCACAGCGCCGTGTACACCGCCGACCAGAACCCATCGACCGCCAGCACCCGCCAAGCCGGATCGAACCAGCCGTACAGCGCCGCGCGGTAGATCAACCAGATTCCCCGCACCAGGAAACCCGCCCCCAGCACGACCACCGCCTGCACCGCCAGGCTCTCGCGAAACAGCCCCTCGCGCACCACCAGAACCGCGCCGGCGGCCAGCGCGTAGCTTGTTGCCATCAGCCCCATCCGTTCAATGGTCATCAGGTCCGCGAGAATCCCAACGATCCACGCTGCGACCAGCGCATCGCCCGGCACCGCATGCAGTGCGAAATAAACCACGAGGATCAGCAGCGCATCCGGCCAGGCTCCCCCAAGCTCCAGGCGCGGTGCAAACGCCACCTGCCCCGTCATGGTGATGAGCAACGCTAATATGAAGGGAAACCAGCGCATGAGCCGTCGCCTGCGTACCGCGCCGTTCGCGGAACATGAAAACTCGAATGGCCCGATACCCCGGAAGTCAGCCGCGCTCGCCCGCTGAACGTGTCGCCCCCGTATTCCCGGCAAACAATCCCGGATCGCGGTTCACGATCCGCAGCATCGCCAGCGCCGCCCCGACACGCACCCGCGCATCGTCCGACTCCTCCAGCAGCCGATCCAGAAGCGGCAGCGCATCCGCCCGACCGATGGTCCCCAGGACCTTGCACGCCAGAAGCCGCATGCGCAGCATCTGACCCGCCGCCGGATCGTTCGGATCGCCGGAAGTCGCCCGCGGCGCACGAGCCGTCTCCATCGCCAGCTCGTACCCGTCCTGGATGCCGAACCGCGCCAGACCATTCGCCGCCGCGAGCCGCGTCTCAACGTGGTCGGCCGCGCCCAGCTTGTACCGGAACGTGTCGATAAACGCCGGATCGCCCGCGCGGTCCAGCGCCTGAAGAGCGAACACCTCGTCCGCGCCCACTCCGGCGTTCGTCATGAACACCAGCTCCTGCCGCGCGTCCACGTTTCCCAACCGGGCCATCGCCTCCAGCGCCTGCTGGCGAACACCCGGATCGCGATCGGCCATCGCCCGTGCCAGAATCGGCACCGAACCCGGCTCGCCCAGCATGCCCAGCAGCATCGTTGCATTGCGCCGCACAAGCGGGTCCTTGTCTTGCAGCAGCATCGTGCCGAGCTGCGCCGTAGGCCGCTTATCGCCAAGACGATGCAACGCGAAGATCGCGGCCGCGCGAACGCTGTCCTCCGAGTCGTCCAGCAGGCGGGCGACACGACTCCGCGCGGCCTCATCACGAAGCTCCCCGACAGCCACCGCGCCCGCGAAACGCACGCCCGGGTGCGGATCGGCCAGCGCCGTTCGAATCCACGGCAGGCTCTCCGGATCATCGGACCAGCGCAGCGATTCAACCGCCGCCACGCGGACCGCCGGATTGGACCCGTCCCCCACCGCCTGGCGAAGATACTCCAGCGCCCGATGCTTCAGCCCTGCGCGATCGATACGCATCCCGGCCGTGGGACGCCCCGGAGCGGCGCATCCCGCGCCGATGACCAGACCGGCCAGCGCCACTGAAACAACGCATCCCCTCATGCATGATCCTCCGCGGCTTCCGCCCGCGCCGCACGCACACGGACCACCCAGTAGTCCAGGAAGATCACCACCCAGACGATCACGCAGATCACCGCAAACCAGTCTCCGTAGCGCGAATAGATCGAATAGCGCGAATCGACCATCAGCGTCGCCACGGAGAAGCCCGCAT is drawn from Phycisphaerae bacterium and contains these coding sequences:
- the mreD gene encoding rod shape-determining protein MreD, with product MRWFPFILALLITMTGQVAFAPRLELGGAWPDALLILVVYFALHAVPGDALVAAWIVGILADLMTIERMGLMATSYALAAGAVLVVREGLFRESLAVQAVVVLGAGFLVRGIWLIYRAALYGWFDPAWRVLAVDGFWSAVYTALWSIPMLAVLWRMRDVFGVARRRYTWAGLEKLESADV
- a CDS encoding HEAT repeat domain-containing protein encodes the protein MRGCVVSVALAGLVIGAGCAAPGRPTAGMRIDRAGLKHRALEYLRQAVGDGSNPAVRVAAVESLRWSDDPESLPWIRTALADPHPGVRFAGAVAVGELRDEAARSRVARLLDDSEDSVRAAAIFALHRLGDKRPTAQLGTMLLQDKDPLVRRNATMLLGMLGEPGSVPILARAMADRDPGVRQQALEAMARLGNVDARQELVFMTNAGVGADEVFALQALDRAGDPAFIDTFRYKLGAADHVETRLAAANGLARFGIQDGYELAMETARAPRATSGDPNDPAAGQMLRMRLLACKVLGTIGRADALPLLDRLLEESDDARVRVGAALAMLRIVNRDPGLFAGNTGATRSAGERG